The following are from one region of the Gambusia affinis linkage group LG02, SWU_Gaff_1.0, whole genome shotgun sequence genome:
- the LOC122824370 gene encoding E3 ubiquitin-protein ligase TRIM21-like: MSSGSNLRSKDQFLCSVCLDVFTDPVSTPCGHNFCKTCITQVWDENVPYKCPLCNEHFASRPQLRVNTLLREMVDQFRGEAQQEASSSSEQQTAKPGEVPCDVCTGPKLKALKSCMVCLLSYCQTHLEPHLTAPRLKKHQLMEPVENLEDRMCLQHDKPLELFCRTDQTCVCFLCPVLDHKNHEFVPLREESEGKKAELRKTEAEVQKMIQERRLKIQEIRESVKISKDAADREKAGGVQVFKALIESAERGLKEILKEIQDKQETTEKQAEDFIRDLEQEISELKKRSSEVKQLSQDEDHLHLLQRFSSLKDAPPTKTWTEVRVHPPSYEGTVVRAVAQLQEEMKRMMKMKRIQQFAVDVTLDPDSAHPKLILSDDGKQVKDGDERKNLPDNPERFSYCVIVLGQQSFSSGRFYFEVQVKGKTKWELGVARESINRKGDITLSPQDGLWTVVLRNGNEYEAADDFSVRLHLHPGPQKVGVFVDYQEGLVSFYDVDAAALIYSFTGCCFKEKLYPFFSPGLNDGGKNSAPLIICPVNQADR, encoded by the coding sequence ATGTCTTCTGGCAGCAACCTGCGGTCTAAAGATCAGTTTCTTTGCTCCGTCTGTCTGGATGTGTTCACTGATCCAGTCAGCACACCATGTGGACACAACTTCTGCAAAACCTGCATCACTCAGGTCTGGGATGAAAATGTTCCCTACAAATGTCCTCTGTGCAACGAGCATTTTGCCTCCAGGCCTCAGCTGAGAGTCAACACTTTATTAAGAGAGATGGTTGATCAGTTCAGAGGTGAAGCTCAGCAGgaagccagcagcagctcagagcaACAAACTGCCAAACCAGGAGAAGTTCCCTGTGACGTCTGCACTGGACCCAAACTGAAGGCCCTGAAGTCCTGCATGGTGTGTCTGCTCTCCTACTGCCAGACTCACCTGGAGCCTCACCTGACCGCTCCACGTCTGAAGAAACATCAGCTGATGGAGCCGGTGGAGAACCTGGAGGACAGGATGTGTTTGCAGCACGATAAACCTCTGGAGCTGTTCTGTAGGACCGACCAGACATGCGTCTGCTTCCTCTGTCCTGTTTTAGACCACAAGAACCACGAGTTTGTTCCTCTGAGAGAAGAATCTGAAGGAAAGAAGGCAGAGCTGAGGAAGACGGAGGCTGAAGTTCAGAAGATGATCCAGGAGAGACGACTGAAGATCCAGGAGATCAGAGAGTCGGTGAAGATCAGTAAAGATgctgcagacagagagaaagctGGAGGTGTTCAGGTCTTCAAGGCTCTGATAGAGTCTGCTGAGAGAGGCCTGAAGGAGATCCTCAAGGAGATCcaagacaaacaggaaactacagagaaacaggCTGAAGACTTCATCAGAGATCTGGAACAGGAGATCTCTGAGCTGAAGAAGAGGAGCTCTGAGGTGAAGCAGCTCTCACAGGATGAAGatcacctccacctcctccaaaGATTCTCCTCCCTGAAAGATGCTCCACCCACCAAGACCTGgacagaggtcagagttcatccaCCATCATATGAGGGGACTGTAGTGAGAGCTGTGGctcagctgcaggaggagatgaagaggatgatgaagatgaagaggatCCAGCAGTTTGCTGTTGATGTGACTCTGGATCCTGATTCAGCTCATCCTAAACTCATCCTGTCTGATGATGGAAAACAGGTGAAAGATGGAGATGAGAGGAAGAATCTTCCAGACAATCCAGAGAGATTTTCTTATTGTGTTATTGTTTTAGGACAGCAGAGTTTCTCTTCAGGCAGATTTTACTTTGAGGTTCAGGTTAAAGGAAAGACTAAATGGGAATTAGGAGTGGCCAGAGAATCCATCAACAGGAAGGGAGACATCACACTGAGTCCTCAGGACGGTTTGTGGACTGTTGTGTTGAGAAATGGAAATGAGTATGAAGCTGCTGATGACTTTTCAGTCCGTCTCCATCTCCATCCTGGTCCTCAGAAGGTGGGGGTGTTTGTGGATTATCAGGAGGGTCTGGTCTCCTTTTATGATGTAGATGCTGCAGCTCTGATCTACTCCTTTACTGGCTGCTGCTTCAAGGAGAAACTCTACCCATTCTTCAGTCCTGGCCTAAATGATGGAGGTAAAAACTCTGCTCCTCTGATCATCTGTCCTGTTAATCAGGCTGATCGTTGa
- the LOC122824377 gene encoding USP6 N-terminal-like protein isoform X1 — MKKDIETLIAEERADIILKYATGRQGGVEIDPWEDADYSIYNAIDRFGFMHENELPAPTVQEEKRKQLEIERAEKWLKMVNKWDKYKNSDKMVKRVYKGIPLQLRGRAWTLLLDVERTKRENQGKYEKMKEQSRLCSSEIKQIDLDINRTFRNHIMFMDRFGVKQQSLFHVLSAYSVYNTEVSYCQGMSQIAALLLMYMNEEDAFWALSQLLTNDRHAMHGFFVPGFPKLHRFQAHHDQILSKLLPKLKRHMDREQMSAGIYCTKWFMQCFIDRTPFTLTLRLWDIFILEGQRLLTAMSYTILKIHKKRLLKMSLEELREFLQERIAQTFFHSDDLIIEQLQVSMMELRKMKLDLPPPGKPDELPQKPLGQELPVLLGPVQPSSATGFHRAGLSLHIMSHQPDSISPDQSPSKDPRDLDVLEEQVAPLPSPDPIIIHSQVPLTPDGSPLMGPPPYRPPGSPGHPSLPGDQDWEPAGRSASPVLVLAQSECLTESESTEDRDTSQLLDQDSTLSSTRSTDQNRSGAAEENPPPNGS, encoded by the exons ATGAAGAAAGACATCGAGACTCTAATAGCAGAGGAACGGGCTGACATCATCTTAAAATATGCCACG gGCAGGCAGGGCGGCGTGGAGATCGATCCCTGGGAAGATGCTGATTACAGCATCTATAACGCCATCGACCGCTTCGGCTTCATGCA tGAGAATGAGCTGCCGGCCCCAACAGTTCAGGAGGAGAAG CGGAAGCAGCTGGAGATCGAGAGAGCAGAGAAATGGTTGAAGATGGTGAATAAATGGGACAAATACAAGAACAGCGACAAG ATGGTGAAGCGGGTCTATAAGGGGATCCCGCTGCAGCTCCGGGGCCGGGCCTGGACCCTGCTGCTGGACGTGGAGCGGACCAAGAGGGAGAACCAGGGAAAGTACGAG AAAATGAAGGAACAATCCCGACTCTGCTCCTCTGAGATCAAGCAGATCGACCTGGACATCAACAGAACCTTTCGGAACCACATCATGTTCATGGACCGCTTCGGGGTCAA GCAGCAGTCTCTCTTCCACGTCCTCTCTGCATATTCAGTTTATAACACT gAGGTGAGCTACTGCCAGGGCATGAGTCAGATCGCCGCCCTGCTGCTGATGTACATGAACGAGGAAGACGCCTTCTGGGCGCTGTCGCAGCTGCTGACCAACGATCGGCACGCCATGCACG GCTTCTTTGTTCCTGGATTCCCCAAACTTCACCGGTTCCAGGCTCATCATGACCAGATCCTTTCCAAACTCCTCCCCAAGCTGAAGAGACACATG GACCGGGAGCAGATGTCTGCAGGAATCTACTGCACCAAGTGGTTCATGCAGTGCTTCATCGACCGG ACGCCGTTCACCCTGACCCTTCGGCTGTGGGACATTTTCATCCTGGAGGGACAGCGGCTCCTCACCGCCATGTCCTACACCATCCTGAAGATCCACAAGA AGCGGCTGCTGAAGAtgtctctggaggagctgcgaGAGTTTCTTCAGGAACGAATCGCTCAGACGTTCTTCCACAGCGACGACCTGATCATCGAGCAGCTGCAGGTCTCCATGATGGAGCTGAGGAAGATGAAGCTGGACCTTCCTCCTCCAG GGAAACCCGACGAGCTGCCTCAGAAGCCTCTGGGCCAGGAGCTGCCGGTTCTGCTCGGCCCAGTCCAGCCGTCCTCAGCCACTGGGTTCCACAGAGCCGGCCTGAGTCTCCACATCATGTCCCATCAGCCGGACTCCATTTCCCCAGACCAGAGCCCCTCCAAGGACCCCAGGGATCTGGATGTGCTGGAGGAGCAGGTGGCCCCGCTGCCCTCTCCAGACCCCATCATCATCCACAGCCAGGTGCCTCTCACACCTGATGGCTCCCCGCTGATGGGGCCGCCGCCTTACCGGCCCCCAGGGAGTCCGGGTCATCCATCGCTGCCAGGAGACCAGGACTGGGAACCAGCTGGCCGGTCGGCATCTCCGGTTTTGGTTCTGGCTCAGTCTGAGTGCCTGACTGAATCAGAAAGTACTGAGGACCGAGACACGTCCCAGCTTCTGGACCAAGACTCGACTCTGTCCTCCACCAGGAGCACCGACCAGAACCGgagtggagcagcagaggaaaaccCGCCACCGAACGGTTCATGA
- the LOC122824377 gene encoding USP6 N-terminal-like protein isoform X2, which translates to MHENELPAPTVQEEKRKQLEIERAEKWLKMVNKWDKYKNSDKMVKRVYKGIPLQLRGRAWTLLLDVERTKRENQGKYEKMKEQSRLCSSEIKQIDLDINRTFRNHIMFMDRFGVKQQSLFHVLSAYSVYNTEVSYCQGMSQIAALLLMYMNEEDAFWALSQLLTNDRHAMHGFFVPGFPKLHRFQAHHDQILSKLLPKLKRHMDREQMSAGIYCTKWFMQCFIDRTPFTLTLRLWDIFILEGQRLLTAMSYTILKIHKKRLLKMSLEELREFLQERIAQTFFHSDDLIIEQLQVSMMELRKMKLDLPPPGKPDELPQKPLGQELPVLLGPVQPSSATGFHRAGLSLHIMSHQPDSISPDQSPSKDPRDLDVLEEQVAPLPSPDPIIIHSQVPLTPDGSPLMGPPPYRPPGSPGHPSLPGDQDWEPAGRSASPVLVLAQSECLTESESTEDRDTSQLLDQDSTLSSTRSTDQNRSGAAEENPPPNGS; encoded by the exons ATGCA tGAGAATGAGCTGCCGGCCCCAACAGTTCAGGAGGAGAAG CGGAAGCAGCTGGAGATCGAGAGAGCAGAGAAATGGTTGAAGATGGTGAATAAATGGGACAAATACAAGAACAGCGACAAG ATGGTGAAGCGGGTCTATAAGGGGATCCCGCTGCAGCTCCGGGGCCGGGCCTGGACCCTGCTGCTGGACGTGGAGCGGACCAAGAGGGAGAACCAGGGAAAGTACGAG AAAATGAAGGAACAATCCCGACTCTGCTCCTCTGAGATCAAGCAGATCGACCTGGACATCAACAGAACCTTTCGGAACCACATCATGTTCATGGACCGCTTCGGGGTCAA GCAGCAGTCTCTCTTCCACGTCCTCTCTGCATATTCAGTTTATAACACT gAGGTGAGCTACTGCCAGGGCATGAGTCAGATCGCCGCCCTGCTGCTGATGTACATGAACGAGGAAGACGCCTTCTGGGCGCTGTCGCAGCTGCTGACCAACGATCGGCACGCCATGCACG GCTTCTTTGTTCCTGGATTCCCCAAACTTCACCGGTTCCAGGCTCATCATGACCAGATCCTTTCCAAACTCCTCCCCAAGCTGAAGAGACACATG GACCGGGAGCAGATGTCTGCAGGAATCTACTGCACCAAGTGGTTCATGCAGTGCTTCATCGACCGG ACGCCGTTCACCCTGACCCTTCGGCTGTGGGACATTTTCATCCTGGAGGGACAGCGGCTCCTCACCGCCATGTCCTACACCATCCTGAAGATCCACAAGA AGCGGCTGCTGAAGAtgtctctggaggagctgcgaGAGTTTCTTCAGGAACGAATCGCTCAGACGTTCTTCCACAGCGACGACCTGATCATCGAGCAGCTGCAGGTCTCCATGATGGAGCTGAGGAAGATGAAGCTGGACCTTCCTCCTCCAG GGAAACCCGACGAGCTGCCTCAGAAGCCTCTGGGCCAGGAGCTGCCGGTTCTGCTCGGCCCAGTCCAGCCGTCCTCAGCCACTGGGTTCCACAGAGCCGGCCTGAGTCTCCACATCATGTCCCATCAGCCGGACTCCATTTCCCCAGACCAGAGCCCCTCCAAGGACCCCAGGGATCTGGATGTGCTGGAGGAGCAGGTGGCCCCGCTGCCCTCTCCAGACCCCATCATCATCCACAGCCAGGTGCCTCTCACACCTGATGGCTCCCCGCTGATGGGGCCGCCGCCTTACCGGCCCCCAGGGAGTCCGGGTCATCCATCGCTGCCAGGAGACCAGGACTGGGAACCAGCTGGCCGGTCGGCATCTCCGGTTTTGGTTCTGGCTCAGTCTGAGTGCCTGACTGAATCAGAAAGTACTGAGGACCGAGACACGTCCCAGCTTCTGGACCAAGACTCGACTCTGTCCTCCACCAGGAGCACCGACCAGAACCGgagtggagcagcagaggaaaaccCGCCACCGAACGGTTCATGA